From Montipora foliosa isolate CH-2021 chromosome 6, ASM3666993v2, whole genome shotgun sequence, a single genomic window includes:
- the LOC138006208 gene encoding uncharacterized protein — MSKPAKKQDGDKPAEKMMFWTERHDTILCREILIHNPFQNKKSSIQRGQVWKNIAERLVTVKEVRFKADLDQRAVRDRYNLLANKLRRKLKDEEKASGIETDMTELEAALEDLIEREDQSDAQYKENQEQNIKKKEDREVAEDMRAKSIERLGETQKRKGQDIQLSQMKKKKRGSAGDAVVFLRERTEAMAAARKEEISMQLQQQESESKRHQEFLELMQQQQQQQHQQMHSMQAMLLQQQQQQSQLMMALLSKLQDK; from the exons ATGTCGAAACCTGCTAAAAAGCAAGACGGTGATAAACCGGC TGAAAAGATGATGTTTTGGACAGAAAGGCATGACACAATTCTATGTCGGGAAATTTTGATCCATAATCccttccagaacaaaaagagttcAATTCAAAGGGGGCAAGTTTGGAAAAACATTGCTGAACgacttgtcactgtcaaggaaGTACGATTTAAGGCAGATCTGGACCAAAGAGCTGTCAGAGACCGCTACAACTTGCTGGCAAACAAGCTGCGAAGAAAGTTGAAAGACGAAGAGAAAGCATCTGGAATTGAGACAGATATGACAGAGTTAGAGGCTGCTCTGGAAGATCTCATCGAGAGGGAAGATCAATCAGATGCACAATataaagaaaatcaagaacaaaatataaagaaaaaggAGGATCGTGAAGTTGCAGAAGATATGCGAGCAAAATCAATAGAGAGACTGGGGGAGacccaaaaaagaaaaggacaagACATCCAGCTGAGCcaaatgaagaagaagaagagagggTCTGCAGGTGACGCAGTGGTGTTTTTGAGAGAAAGGACAGAGGCAATGGCTGCTGCTCGTAAAGAGGAGATTTCAATGCAACTGCAGCAGCAAGAATCTGAAAGCAAAAGGCACCAGGAATTTTTGGAATTGatgcagcaacaacagcaacagcagcaTCAGCAAATGCATAGCATGCAAGCCATGCTGctgcaacaacagcagcagcaaaGTCAGTTGATGATGGCCCTTCTTTCCAAGTTACAGGACAAATGA